In Zygosaccharomyces rouxii strain CBS732 chromosome F complete sequence, a single window of DNA contains:
- a CDS encoding pyridoxal phosphate homeostasis protein (similar to uniprot|P38197 Saccharomyces cerevisiae YBL036C Single-domain racemase possibly non-specific due to the lack of the second domain which presumably determines specificity), translating to MLKAAIRAVETGKAGLVGPRLLHSMVPYDVNRAQELIARYNEVKSSCDAACEKAGVNREVLLLAVSKLKPASDIQILYDHGVRHFGENYVQELIEKSKLLPQDIQWHFIGGLQTNKCKDLAKVTNIRYVETIDSLKKAKKLNETRVEGAPVILCNIQINTSDESQKSGLSNEKEIFELVEFFLSPESKNVQLEGLLTIGSWDSSHSDDPNVDNADFSTLAHWKSKIDEKFGINLKLSMGMSADFKQAVRQGSSEIRIGTDIFGTRPAKADAKII from the coding sequence ATGCTAAAGGCAGCTATAAGAGCGGTTGAAACAGGCAAAGCTGGACTTGTCGGCCCAAGACTGTTACATAGTATGGTTCCCTACGACGTGAATAGAGCTCAAGAATTGATAGCTAGATACAATGAAGTGAAGTCTTCCTGCGATGCTGCTTGTGAAAAAGCCGGTGTCAATCGTGAAGTCTTACTACTTGCAGTGTCCAAACTAAAGCCTGCTAGtgatattcaaattctttatgaCCATGGTGTTCGACATTTTGGTGAGAATTACGTCCAAGAATTGATAGAAAAATCTAAGTTACTTCCTCAAGACATTCAATGGCACTTCATTGGTGGTTTACAAACTAACAAATGTAAGGACTTAGCTAAAGTTACAAATATCCGTTATGTGGAAACTattgattctttgaaaaaggctaaaaaattgaatgaaacCAGAGTAGAAGGCGCACCAGTAATTCTTTGTAATATCCAAATTAACACCTCTGATGAAAGTCAAAAATCTGGATTGAGCAACGAAaaggaaatttttgaattagTAGAATTTTTCCTAAGTCCTGAGTCCAAAAATGTCCAATTAGAAGGCCTTTTGACTATCGGTTCTTGGGACTCTTCTCATTCAGATGATCCCAATGTCGATAATGCTGATTTCTCAACTTTAGCTCACTGGAAATCGAAGatcgatgaaaaattcggTATCAATTTAAAATTGTCTATGGGGATGAGTGCAGATTTTAAGCAAGCCGTTAGACAAGGATCTTCAGAAATCAGAATAGGAACTGACATATTCGGTACAAGACCCGCAAAAGCTGATGCtaaaatcatttga
- the HOR7 gene encoding Hor7p (highly similar to uniprot|Q05827 Saccharomyces cerevisiae YMR251W-A) — MQFTKVIVSAISVATVAQAASNSSSSKNAAAPQGGLQNVVNAGAVGAAAAGALAFLI; from the coding sequence ATGCAATTCACCAAGGTTATTGTTTCTGCTATCTCCGTCGCTACTGTCGCTCAAGCTGCTTctaactcttcttcttctaagAACGCTGCTGCCCCACAAGGTGGTCTACAGAACGTTGTTAACGCTGGTGCCGTTGGTGCCGCTGCAGCTGGTGCTTTGGCCTTTTTGATCTAA
- the GAD1 gene encoding glutamate decarboxylase GAD1 (similar to uniprot|Q04792 Saccharomyces cerevisiae YMR250W GAD1 Glutamate decarboxylase converts glutamate into gamma-aminobutyric acid (GABA) during glutamate catabolism involved in response to oxidative stress) — MLYKHTRSQKQPRSLNQRSHPEKGLEDAALLPEHLSKVSLSNSSQDVDPTLHAPHIHYSVPEHGVPEQKAYDLIHNELTLDGNPHLNLASFVNTESTDLAKKLINENVNKNLADNDEYPQLIELTQRCISMISQLWKVNENDEPIGCATTGSSEAIMLGGLAMKKRWEHRMRAAGKPIDKPNIIMSSACQVALEKFARYFEVEAREVPVNAHSHHSLDPKNLWDFVDENTIGIFVILGTTYTGHFESVDATAEVLSQIESQHPEWSNKEIPIHVDGASGGFVVPFAFSDKQMATINNGNWGFNNPRVVSMNASGHKFGLTTPGLGWVLWKSEDYLAEELRFKLKYLGGVEETFGLNFSRPGFQVVHQYFNLVSLGKQGYQDRFNKSLFVARTFCHALLHNETFPGAFEPVSSIHQRISDGSTPQHPQDYWNHPELYTPGVPLVAFKLTSAFHKKYPEIPQSVISGLLRARGWIIPNYPLPKSTDGSDKQEVLRVVFRSEMSLDLALMLLQDIEAVLGKAIRSYKAIESSVDQMNSEGAKNLIYKMLNSLTTPDSGEDDNDDADEGEKKQRREARLGNEHDHVHKNYRGTC; from the coding sequence ATGTTGTACAAGCACACTAGATCACAAAAGCAACCAAGAAGCCTTAACCAAAGAAGTCATCCCGAAAAGGGCTTGGAAGATGCCGCCCTATTGCCTGAACATTTGAGCAAGGTTAGTCTTTCTAATAGTAGTCAAGACGTTGATCCAACATTACATGCACCTCATATTCATTACAGTGTTCCTGAACATGGTGTTCCTGAACAGAAGGCTTACGATTTAATCCACAACGAATTGACCCTTGATGGTAATCCACATTTAAACTTGGCAAGTTTTGTAAATACTGAGTCTACAGATTTGGCTAAAAAATTAATCAATGAGAATGTTAACAAGAATTTAGCCGATAACGATGAGTATCCACAGTTAATCGAACTTACTCAAAGATGTATTTCTATGATCTCACAGCTATGGAAGGTTAACGAGAATGATGAGCCAATTGGTTGTGCCACTACGGGTTCCAGTGAAGCCATTATGCTTGGTGGTCTTGCCATGAAAAAACGTTGGGAACATCGAATGCGCGCTGCTGGTAAGCCAATTGATAAGCCCAATATTATCATGTCAAGTGCATGTCAAGTTGCTCTCGAAAAATTTGCACGTTACTTCGAAGTTGAAGCCCGTGAGGTTCCAGTTAATGCACATTCTCACCATTCTTTGGATCCAAAAAATCTATGGGATTTTGTAGATGAAAATACTATTGGTATCTTTGTCATCCTGGGTACCACTTACACAGGTCATTTTGAAAGTGTGGATGCAACAGCTGAGGTTCTTTCCCAAATTGAATCTCAGCATCCAGAATGGTCCAACAAGGAGATCCCTATCCATGTCGATGGTGCTTCTGGTGGATTTGTCGTCCCATTTGCCTTTTCTGATAAACAAATGGCCACTATTAACAATGGTAATTGGGGTTTTAACAATCCAAGAGTCGTCAGTATGAATGCATCTGGTCACAAGTTCGGATTGACCACACCAGGTCTAGGTTGGGTTCTATGGAAGAGCGAAGATTATTTAGCCGAGGAACTAAGATTCAAACTGAAATATCTCGGTGGTGTAGAAGAGACCTTTGGTCTCAATTTCTCAAGACCTGGTTTCCAAGTGGTTCACCAGTACTTCAACCTCGTTTCACTCGGTAAGCAGGGCTACCAGGATCGCTTTAACAAATCATTATTCGTTGCACGTACGTTCTGCCATGCCTTACTACACAACGAAACTTTCCCAGGAGCTTTTGAACCGGTTAGTAGTATTCACCAGCGTATTAGTGATGGTTCCACCCCACAACATCCACAAGACTACTGGAACCACCCTGAGCTTTACACGCCTGGTGTTCCACTGGTCGCTTTCAAGTTAACTTCAGCATTCCATAAAAAGTATCCAGAGATACCCCAGAGCGTAATTTCAGGTCTCTTGAGAGCAAGAGGCTGGATTATCCCCAACTACCCACTACCAAAATCAACGGATGGTAGTGACAAGCAAGAAGTGTTAAGGGTCGTGTTCAGATCCGAAATGAGTCTAGACTTGGCTTTGATGTTGCTTCAGGACATTGAAGCTGTCCTGGGTAAAGCTATCAGATCCTACAAGGCTATTGAGTCAAGTGTCGACCAAATGAACTCAGAAGGTGCCAAGAACCTTATTTACAAGATGCTGAACAGCTTGACTACCCCAGATAGTGGTGAGGACGATAATGACGACGCTGACGAAGGGGAAAAGAAGCAGAGACGGGAAGCAAGACTTGGCAACGAGCACGACCACGTGCACAAGAACTACAGAGGTACCTGTTAA
- the MRPL16 gene encoding mitochondrial 54S ribosomal protein uL16m (highly similar to uniprot|Q1ET04 Saccharomyces bayanus MRPL16 Mitochondrial ribosomal protein large subunit and highly similar to YBL038W uniprot|P38064 Saccharomyces cerevisiae YBL038W MRPL16 Mitochondrial ribosomal protein of the large subunit) — MFSGLCTKSLGSLGKINVNSLLGLQTVSKRFKHEYAPRFKEQHKKQKGRVPVRTGGSTKGSTLKFGTYGLRLKSEGVRLTAQQLKEADNALMRYVRPLTNGQLFRRLCTNIAVCIKGNETRMGKGKGAFDHWMVRVPTGKIIFEMKGDDLHERVAREAFRKAGSKLPGIYEFVAPQSPVRVGLHRFVAGESEETPNYWQELNKKPTKEHLAVVKSKEPQYRLFRGR, encoded by the coding sequence ATGTTTAGTGGTCTTTGTACAAAAAGTTTAGGCTCCTTGGGGAAAATTAATGTCAATTCTCTGCTGGGACTTCAAACCgtttccaaaagatttaAGCACGAATATGCTCCTCGATTCAAAGAACAACATAAGAAGCAAAAGGGCCGCGTACCTGTACGCACAGGTGGATCGACTAAAGGTTCTACTTTAAAGTTCGGTACTTATGGATTGCGTCTAAAGAGTGAAGGTGTGAGATTGACTGCACAACAGTTGAAAGAAGCAGATAATGCGCTAATGCGTTATGTGAGACCTTTGACCAACGGTCAGCTTTTTAGAAGACTTTGCACCAATATTGCAGTGTGCATTAAAGGTAATGAAACCAGAATGGGTAAAGGTAAAGGTGCATTCGACCATTGGATGGTACGTGTCCCCACCGGTAAAATtatctttgaaatgaaaGGTGATGATTTACATGAAAGAGTTGCTAGGGAAGCCTTCAGGAAAGCTGGTAGCAAACTACCTGGTATTTATGAATTTGTCGCACCTCAAAGTCCTGTTAGAGTTGGTTTACACAGATTTGTTGCAGGTGAATCGGAAGAAACGCCCAATTATTGGCAAGAGTTGAATAAAAAACCTACTAAGGAACATTTGGCAGTGGTTAAATCGAAGGAACCCCAGTACAGATTGTTCAGAGGTcgttaa
- the RFC5 gene encoding replication factor C subunit 5 (highly similar to uniprot|P38251 Saccharomyces cerevisiae YBR087W RFC5 Subunit of heteropentameric Replication factor C (RF-C) which is a DNA binding protein and ATPase that acts as a clamp loader of the proliferating cell nuclear antigen (PCNA) processivity factor for DNA polymerases delta and epsilon), whose translation MSLWVDKYRPRSLDTLSHNGHLTSVLQSISQQPRDLPHLLLYGPNGSGKKTRCMALLESIFGQGVYKMKIDVRQFVTPSNRKLDLNVVSSAYHLEITPSDMGINDRIVIQQLLKEVAQMEQVDFQESQDGLAHRYKCVVINEADSLTRDAQAALRRTMEKYSRNVRLIMLCDSVSSIISPIKSRCFMVRCPAPPNDETVNILNYVASKEKVQLESDEVLKVIAQESEGNLRKALLMLESMALCNEMQLKKSTPIIKPDWESVISKLATKIQKEKSVGCLVECRSFLYDLLAHCIPARTILQELTFALLRNSSNEKAKIAILQTSSIFDERLSLGNKPIYHLEGFVARAMCSM comes from the coding sequence ATGTCATTGTGGGTCGATAAGTACCGTCCTAGGTCTTTAGATACTTTGAGTCATAATGGACATTTAACCAGTGTTTTACAATCTATATCACAACAACCGAGAGACTTACCACATCTACTTTTATATGGTCCTAATGGGAGTGGTAAAAAAACGAGATGTATGGCCTTGTTGGAGTCGATATTTGGCCAAGGTGTTTATAAAATGAAGATCGATGTGAGGCAGTTTGTGACACCTTCAAACAGGAAATTAGATTTGAATGTTGTAAGTTCTGCATATCATTTGGAGATCACACCTAGTGATATGGGGATAAACGATAGAATAGTGATTCAACAGCTGCTAAAAGAGGTTGCACAGATGGAACAAGTGGACTTCCAAGAGTCTCAAGATGGGCTAGCTCACCGTTACAAGTGCGTTGTAATTAATGAGGCAGACTCTTTGACAAGAGATGCACAGGCGGCATTGAGACGTACGATGGAAAAATATTCAAGAAATGTTCGTTTGATCATGTTATGTGATAGTGTATCTTCGATTATTTCGCCGATAAAATCAAGATGTTTCATGGTGAGATGCCCTGCACCTCCTAATGATGAAACTGTGAACATCTTGAACTACGTTGCCTCTAAGGAGAAAGTTCAACTGGAATCTGATGAAGTGTTAAAAGTAATTGCTCAAGAATCTGAAGGTAATCTTCGTAAAGCATTATTGATGTTGGAATCGATGGCATTATGCAACGAGATGCAATTAAAGAAGAGTACCCCAATTATAAAACCTGATTGGGAATCCGTCATTTCCAAACTGGCAACAAAgattcaaaaagaaaaatctgTTGGATGTTTAGTGGAGTGTCGATCCTTTCTCTATGATCTTCTGGCACATTGCATTCCAGCAAGAAccattttacaagaattgacaTTTGCACTTTTACGGAATTCTAGTAATGAAAAGGCCAAAATTGCCATTTTACAAACTTCAAGCATTTTTGATGAAAGGTTATCACTAGGAAATAAACCCATCTATCATTTAGAAGGTTTCGTTGCTAGAGCCATGTGTTCCATGTAG
- the SPE2 gene encoding adenosylmethionine decarboxylase SPE2 (similar to uniprot|P21182 Saccharomyces cerevisiae YOL052C SPE2 S-adenosylmethionine decarboxylase), whose product MTVTINELTNHTYIDKELSAALDSTEAFEGPEKLLEIWFYAHSDDIPDTNVSANKRTLRDIPLDQWVEILKLVKCEVLSIKSTKQMHAFLLSESSLFIYDHRLTLKTCGTTTTLLCLERLLDVVQEQLGWKMKTSNSDGKYSPFKVFYSRRCFMFPLKQRSIHKSWSSEVDYLNQFFSNGRSYLVGRNDQSNHWNLYVTESQPTTTASNHPQNDETLEVLMTGLDPFRAKQFVSNRNIDPTSSSGDEGHLLGYNITKSTGLDKIYDNRTQVNFTHDAFAFTPCGYSSNMVLDEQFYYTLHVTPEKGWSYASFESNVPVRQVSNNEQNNCQVLANVLAVFQPMEFCLTFFAKDCNAVSQLTQLIQSMKNYSKRDKIIYDLDDYQLLYMRFEKNESTTTVG is encoded by the coding sequence ATGACAGTAACCATCAATGAACTGACAAACCACACTTATATCGACAAGGAACTGTCTGCAGCTTTGGATTCAACAGAGGCGTTTGAAGGTCCTGAAAAACTGTTGGAAATTTGGTTCTATGCCCATAGTGACGATATTCCTGATACCAATGTTAGCGCCAACAAGCGGACCCTGCGTGATATCCCCTTAGATCAATGGGttgaaattctaaaatTGGTCAAGTGTGAAGTTCTTTCCATTAAATCCACTAAACAGATGCATGCTTTTCTTTTGAGCGAGTCTTCCCTTTTCATCTATGATCACAGATTAACTCTAAAAACTTGTGGTACTACAACTACTCTACTGTGTTTAGAGCGCCTACTAGATGTAGTTCAGGAACAGTTAGgttggaaaatgaagaCTTCTAATTCCGATGGTAAATATTCACCTTTTAAAGTTTTTTACTCCCGTCGTTGCTTCATGTTCCCCTTGAAGCAGAGAAGTATCCATAAGTCATGGTCCAGTGAGGTAGATTatttaaaccaatttttttcaaacGGTAGATCATATTTGGTTGGTAGGAACGATCAATCAAATCACTGGAATCTGTATGTTACAGAAAGTCAGCCAACGACAACCGCTTCCAATCATCCCCAGAACGATGAAACTCTTGAAGTGTTAATGACGGGGCTCGATCCTTTTAGAGCCAAGCAATTTGTTTCTAACCGTAACATCGATCCTACTTCATCAAGCGGTGACGAAGGCCATCTACTGGGCTATAATATTACCAAATCAACAGGACTGGATAAAATTTACGACAATCGGACACAGGTGAATTTCACCCATGATGCATTTGCTTTTACACCCTGTGGTTATTCGTCAAATATGGTACTTGACGAACAATTCTACTATACCTTGCACGTAACCCCAGAGAAAGGCTGGTCGTAtgcatcttttgaaagCAACGTTCCTGTAAGGCAGGTTTCCAATAACGAACAAAATAACTGCCAAGTCTTAGCTAACGTATTAGCAGTTTTTCAACCAATGGAGTTCTGCCTCACTTTTTTTGCGAAGGACTGTAACGCAGTAAGCCAATTGactcaattgattcaaagCATGAAGAACTACAGCAAGAGGGACAAGATTATTTATGATCTTGATGATTACCAATTGTTGTACATGAGATTCGAAAAAAACGAATCCACGACTACGGTCGGCTAA
- the APL3 gene encoding Apl3p (similar to uniprot|P38065 Saccharomyces cerevisiae YBL037W APL3 clathrin Associated Protein complex Large subunit Large subunit of clathrin associated protein complex) — protein MDRRRTGINPVSTTSSNNIKGLQLFIADLRSTQQSEEQERRIQSELIKIQQHFEMISRKPGGNDKLGGYQRKKYIAKLAYIYITSHTTKLNSLTFGLDQMIELLRSNVFSEKFLAYMTLQLFYVHPSVVSKIGDEVAYQVVKDLAGNNDDHVALALNFVGVVGKLDDQLAHNEDLVDQVFQILRSPTSSHYLKKKAALAFLMLLKSNIHILVGDHQTKQAWVQRILSLLDDTHDYRLMLPVLPLVEYIAKYVDPSSCIRLLPQLTQILYNCTVVGTSPDGHFPPEFRFANVPNPWIIIRIVSLLSVLIVSPVEATTTSSLLIHSSNIDPETLGKLRICVTKAIELGTKQLNDPMERIVLNSILFSLINFASKLEPSQEAISNSGTALCTLLSSGEINIRYLTLDSLVKLCSLSGKPAIDTVRFHNLDKIFRLLSTERDASIIRKVVDLLYTFTDAGNVKTIVEKLFSHISGAKHPVEPNIKSDIAVKISILTEKYATDTNWFVLVSLKLLSMTTSATLNDDEIWQRLCQIVVNNQQLQKLTCEQLLGYLNDSRSSEALIKTGAFLIGEYAHMVLDSFSVGDLFNLFAGKYFVVSNMTRAMILTTMLKLYKIEPRIETVVIKFFQLELNSLDIELQTRSFEYLNLVQLSKLNGNVELLEAILAPMPPFNTKSNPLLKRLGDLPSSSGSATVVDLIGASDNDTDSNSNTPMTPVSANKPPPPPLPRTTKPARTGSRSALTSSSTANGPSGSTVERDLGAEHYLQQKLSPNWEEGFVRMLSHKKGILYTSPLLRVLYSISQPSSDQPFHLRFKLTFVNHTEWDIHGISTEIMAARTQDNPEYILQNILPPTNTTIAPHKRTEQTFDVVIRKPFPVDRSPLVNIFFSCGATATSLTLKTAVGVTSTLMASVENATSLTVTQFVKSWKALGETFGKESEYSVEGVNLARRKPGSIFETGSNLSTIAQTMTRMGFGLADQTSVPNTIFAASVFHTKTKGNFNYLLKIKYTEETSQLSVTCKATAPGPLSRYVVECMKYALTN, from the coding sequence ATGGATCGTCGCAGGACTGGAATCAATCCTGTTTCCACTActagtagtaataacatTAAGGGTCTGCAATTGTTTATTGCAGATCTAAGGAGTACACAACAATCGGAGGAACAAGAGAGAAGAATTCAATCAGAGTTGATCAAGATTCAacaacattttgaaatgatCTCCAGAAAAcctggtggtaatgataaGCTGGGTGGATACCAACGTAAGAAATACATTGCCAAATTAGCATATATCTACATTACTTCTCATACGACCAAATTGAACAGTTTAACGTTTGGATTAGATCAAATGATAGAATTACTTAGATCAAACGTTTTCTCCGAAAAATTTCTGGCTTATATGACTTTACAGCTGTTTTATGTGCATCCAAGTGTTGTCTCCAAAATTGGCGACGAAGTTGCATATCAAGTCGTTAAAGATTTAGCAGGTAATAATGACGATCATGTTGCTTTGGCATTGAATTTTGTTGGTGTAGTAGGTAAATTAGATGACCAGTTAGCACACAACGAAGATCTGGTGGATcaagttttccaaatattgagGTCTCCAACTTCTTCTCATTatttaaaaaagaaagctGCATTGGCATTTTTGATGCTTTTAAAGAGTAACATTCACATTTTGGTCGGTGATCATCAAACCAAACAAGCATGGGTTCAGAGAATTCTGAGCTTATTGGATGATACCCATGATTATCGACTGATGTTACCCGTATTACCTCTAGTGGAGTATATTGCCAAATATGTGgatccttcttcttgcaTTCGTCTATTACCACAACTGACCCAGATTCTTTACAACTGTACCGTTGTTGGTACATCTCCTGATGGCCATTTCCCCCCAGAATTTAGATTTGCCAATGTTCCCAACCCATGGATCATTATTAGAATAGTTTCGTTGTTGAGCGTACTAATCGTGTCTCCGGTAGAGGCAACTACcacttcttcattattaaTCCATTCCAGCAACATTGATCCAGAGACGTTGGGGAAATTAAGAATTTGTGTGACTAAGGCCATTGAATTGGGTACTAAGCAATTGAACGATCCTATGGAAAGAATCGTTTTGAATTCTATCCTTTTTTCCCTAATAAACTTTGCATCTAAATTAGAGCCATCTCAAGAAGCTATAAGCAATTCGGGAACTGCTCTATGCACACTCCTCTCTTCCGGAGAAATCAATATTCGGTACTTGACCCTAGATTCTCTAGTTAAGCTTTGTTCTTTGAGCGGTAAACCAGCAATCGATACTGTTCGTTTTCACAATTTGGATAAGATCTTTCGACTATTGAGCACAGAACGTGATGCTTCCATTATAAGAAAAGTAGTGGATCTACTTTACACTTTCACAGATGCAGGCAATGTGAAGACCATTGTAGAGAAATTGTTTAGCCATATTTCAGGAGCTAAACATCCAGTGGAACCAAATATTAAATCAGATATTGCAGTTAAGATTTCGATTTTAACTGAAAAATATGCCACAGATACAAATTGGTTCGTACTCGTATCTCTCAAATTACTTTCCATGACAACATCGGCAACACtcaatgatgatgagatATGGCAAAGACTTTGTCAAATCGTTGTAAACAACcaacaattacaaaaattaaCTTGTGAGCAGTTATTGGGGTACTTAAACGATTCACGTTCCAGTGAAGCATTGATAAAGACGGGAGCCTTCCTCATTGGTGAATATGCACATATGGTTCTTGATAGCTTTTCAGTGGGGGATCTATTCAATTTATTTGCAGGAAAGTATTTTGTGGTTTCCAACATGACAAGAGCCATGATCTTGACTACAATGCTAAAATTGTACAAAATAGAACCTCGCATAGAGACCGTGGtgatcaaattcttccaactGGAGTTGAACTCCTTGGATATAGAACTTCAGACGagatcttttgaatatttgaatttggtgCAATTGTCCAAATTGAATGGTAATGTTGAACTTTTAGAAGCAATTTTAGCGCCAATGCCACCTTTTAACACAAAATCCAATCCActgttgaaaagattgggGGACTTACCTTCCTCAAGTGGTAGTGCGACAGTGGTAGATCTAATTGGTGCTTCAGATAACGATACGGATAGCAACTCCAATACACCGATGACCCCAGTATCAGCTAACAAACCCCCTCCACCACCGCTGCCAAGGACCACGAAACCCGCTAGGACGGGTAGCAGAAGTGCATTAACTAGCTCTAGTACAGCCAATGGTCCCTCTGGCTCAACAGTCGAGCGGGATCTCGGAGCTGAACACTACCTTCAGCAGAAACTTTCCCCCAATTGGGAGGAAGGGTTTGTTAGAATGCTTTCGCACAAAAAGGGGATCCTTTACACATCTCCTCTACTCAGGGTGCTTTACAGCATTTCCCAACCTTCAAGTGATCAACCCTTCCACCTAAGATTTAAATTAACGTTCGTCAACCACACGGAATGGGACATCCATGGTATATCTACTGAAATAATGGCGGCAAGGACACAAGATAATCCAGAATACATCTTACAAAACATCTTACCACCAACAAATACAACTATTGCACCTCATAAGAGAACTGAACAAACCTTTGATGTCGTTATAAGGAAACCTTTCCCTGTCGATAGAAGCCCGCTGGTCAACATTTTCTTTAGTTGTGGTGCAACAGCCACTTCTCTCACTCTAAAGACGGCGGTTGGTGTCACGTCTACGCTTATGGCCAGCGTAGAAAATGCTACTTCTCTAACGGTTACGCAATTTGTAAAGAGTTGGAAGGCTTTAGGTGAAACTTTTGGCAAAGAGAGTGAATATAGTGTGGAAGGTGTTAATTTGGCAAGACGCAAACCTGGAAGCATCTTTGAAACTGGTAGTAATTTATCTACCATTGCACAGACAATGACGAGAATGGGTTTTGGTCTTGCAGATCAAACGAGTGTACCTAATACGATTTTTGCCGCTAGCGTCTTTCATACAAAGACTAAAGGTAATTTCAATTACctattgaaaataaagtaCACAGAGGAAACTTCTCAACTCAGCGTTACTTGTAAAGCGACTGCACCAGGTCCTCTTTCTCGATATGTGGTAGAGTGTATGAAATATGCATTAACTAATTAG